A single Thermocrinis jamiesonii DNA region contains:
- a CDS encoding thiamine pyrophosphate-dependent enzyme, producing MSYKIYDINEELKEFMPKEIIDLEERATWGNPKRGVMDLPYAKELIEEHSLCAGCPESMALRYILASLPNPEDTIIVNSTGCTSLVFPHIALHTVHSLFGNQNAVASGIKRVLEWRFPDKVKDVVVIAGDGATIDIGLDCTLQSFFRQEKITTICFDNEVYANTGGQESGSTVKGHVFKMAPKGKQWEKVPMWQLAIDSGCHYVARLTVSSPKRVEQVIKKAIYVAREVGPTYVHLYTPCILEIGLNSDDGLEEMRARDKERFAFFEYATPQAEEVINRKKEEGLI from the coding sequence ATGTCATATAAGATATACGATATTAACGAAGAGTTAAAGGAGTTTATGCCCAAGGAGATAATAGACCTTGAAGAGAGGGCTACATGGGGCAATCCAAAAAGGGGCGTAATGGACCTGCCTTACGCAAAGGAACTCATAGAGGAGCACTCGCTGTGTGCGGGATGTCCAGAATCTATGGCCCTCAGATACATCCTGGCATCCTTGCCAAACCCAGAGGATACCATAATAGTAAATTCCACTGGATGCACTTCTTTGGTCTTTCCTCACATAGCCCTTCATACTGTTCATTCTCTCTTCGGTAATCAAAACGCAGTAGCTTCTGGCATAAAAAGGGTGCTTGAGTGGAGGTTTCCAGACAAGGTCAAAGATGTGGTGGTCATTGCAGGGGATGGGGCTACCATAGACATAGGATTGGATTGCACCCTTCAATCCTTCTTCAGACAGGAAAAGATAACCACCATATGCTTTGACAACGAAGTGTATGCAAACACCGGAGGTCAGGAAAGCGGTTCTACAGTAAAGGGACACGTCTTTAAGATGGCACCAAAGGGCAAGCAGTGGGAAAAAGTTCCCATGTGGCAGTTAGCGATAGATTCGGGGTGTCATTATGTAGCAAGGCTAACGGTTTCCTCTCCCAAAAGGGTGGAACAGGTGATAAAGAAAGCCATATACGTAGCAAGGGAAGTGGGACCAACCTACGTGCATCTTTACACTCCATGCATACTTGAGATAGGACTAAACTCAGACGATGGATTGGAAGAGATGAGGGCAAGGGACAAAGAAAGGTTTGCCTTCTTTGAGTATGCTACACCTCAAGCGGAAGAGGTGATAAACCGTAAGAAAGAGGAGGGTTTGATATGA
- a CDS encoding 2-oxoacid:acceptor oxidoreductase family protein has translation MTRRRVNIRMPALGGQGAVTAAHIIATAADYEGYYAISNPFFGAEKRMAPAESYARIGIEPIFDRGEVVYPDVIMVFHPQVITMGKSYTMPFYSGIKRQGLIIINSEEDLLTEEDKEYLESLEVKVFNFNATKFAIDIAGTELSTNMAMIGALFGIIGRVSIEAIEEGIKSRFLKKFVASGGTASLDSALERKFKKKLELIQKNLDTAKAAYEMAQRWAQEQGLEPFLPPPPKKVTV, from the coding sequence ATGACAAGAAGAAGAGTTAATATAAGAATGCCGGCGCTCGGCGGACAGGGTGCGGTTACCGCCGCCCACATAATAGCAACCGCAGCGGACTACGAAGGATACTATGCAATTTCAAATCCTTTCTTTGGTGCAGAAAAGAGGATGGCACCTGCAGAGAGCTACGCTCGTATTGGCATAGAACCCATCTTTGATAGGGGAGAGGTTGTCTATCCGGACGTTATAATGGTCTTCCATCCACAGGTTATAACCATGGGCAAATCTTACACCATGCCCTTTTACTCAGGAATAAAAAGGCAAGGACTGATTATAATAAACTCAGAAGAAGACCTTCTTACGGAGGAAGACAAAGAATACTTGGAAAGCTTGGAAGTAAAGGTTTTTAACTTCAACGCCACCAAGTTTGCCATAGACATAGCGGGCACAGAGCTTTCCACAAACATGGCAATGATCGGTGCTCTCTTTGGAATCATAGGCAGGGTAAGCATAGAAGCCATAGAGGAAGGTATAAAGTCCAGGTTCCTCAAAAAGTTTGTAGCATCTGGAGGAACCGCATCTTTGGACTCAGCTTTGGAAAGAAAGTTCAAAAAGAAGTTGGAGCTAATCCAGAAAAACTTAGATACCGCAAAGGCTGCTTACGAGATGGCTCAAAGGTGGGCTCAGGAACAGGGGCTTGAACCTTTCTTGCCACCACCACCAAAGAAGGTTACGGTCTAA
- the lpxB gene encoding lipid-A-disaccharide synthase, with amino-acid sequence MKVFVSVVDRSSSNYIYIIMKDFNSVEFWGITDENLESIGFKSVGRLDELSVVGLWEAIPKIPTVIKLLRRIEKLAGEMDAVILCDAPAFNLLLLKRIREKAKKIIYFISPQVWAWKEERAKLISKLADYLIVILPFEVEFYKRYGKEAIFVGHPLVDLAKPTLPEEKVKSLIDWDEYIVILPGSRWSEIKNHARYLRRAYQAIYEKTKLPAVIPTFESFRRKLEDMFEDLPVRVFTALDLEQPNYNLSAYAKFGLVASGTAELELSLLGVPHVVFYRVNPITYCIGKRLVKVKNIALTNLILEESVIPEVVQRPWQDLVEAFMNMDFEAQKRAFLRLRERLGGEGSIERLRAKLREILLGS; translated from the coding sequence ATGAAAGTTTTTGTGTCGGTGGTGGATAGGTCTTCCAGCAACTACATATACATCATAATGAAGGACTTTAATTCTGTAGAATTTTGGGGAATAACGGATGAAAATTTGGAAAGCATAGGGTTTAAGAGTGTGGGAAGGCTTGATGAACTGTCGGTGGTTGGTCTTTGGGAAGCTATACCAAAAATACCTACGGTGATAAAACTACTCAGGCGCATAGAGAAGTTGGCTGGCGAGATGGATGCGGTAATCTTGTGCGATGCTCCCGCTTTCAACCTACTACTGCTAAAGAGGATAAGGGAAAAGGCAAAAAAGATTATCTACTTTATCTCTCCTCAGGTGTGGGCTTGGAAAGAGGAAAGGGCCAAGCTTATATCCAAGCTTGCAGACTACCTCATAGTTATCCTTCCCTTTGAGGTAGAGTTTTACAAAAGGTATGGAAAAGAAGCCATATTTGTTGGACATCCCTTGGTAGATCTGGCTAAACCCACCTTACCTGAGGAAAAGGTCAAGAGTCTTATAGATTGGGACGAATACATTGTGATCCTTCCCGGAAGCAGGTGGAGTGAGATAAAAAACCACGCCAGATATCTAAGAAGGGCATATCAAGCCATATACGAAAAAACCAAGCTTCCTGCGGTTATTCCCACCTTTGAAAGCTTCAGAAGAAAACTGGAGGACATGTTTGAAGACCTTCCGGTTAGGGTCTTTACCGCCTTGGATTTGGAACAACCAAACTACAATCTGTCCGCCTACGCAAAGTTTGGATTAGTAGCAAGTGGAACCGCAGAGCTGGAGCTGAGTCTTTTGGGTGTGCCCCACGTTGTCTTTTACAGAGTAAATCCCATAACCTACTGCATAGGCAAGAGGCTCGTAAAGGTAAAGAACATAGCCCTCACTAATTTAATATTGGAAGAAAGTGTCATTCCAGAGGTAGTGCAAAGACCGTGGCAGGACCTTGTGGAAGCATTTATGAACATGGACTTTGAAGCGCAAAAAAGAGCTTTCTTGAGGCTCAGAGAAAGATTAGGTGGCGAGGGGAGTATAGAAAGACTAAGGGCTAAGCTTAGGGAGATTCTCTTAGGTAGTTAA